A segment of the Syntrophorhabdaceae bacterium genome:
TCTGGCCTGACGGGTTCAGCGGCGATACAGCGGAGTTGCCCAGAGACTGCGCGAGATGGAACACGAATTCCCCGCCTTTCTCTACCGTCGGCGTCGCGACCCCCAGGACGGCCTTGCTGTTCGTATATACCTGGACCGCGGCTGTCGGCTTCACGGGTTGCGAGACACGGGTCGTCGGCACAATAGTTATCTGAACTGTACCGGGACTGGACAGCTCATCGCTTGCGTTGCCGGTAACGAGATATTTATCCAGCGCTACTGCCTTTATCGTCACCGTACCAAGCGTATTATAGGCTATGACATCTACGGTTGCCTTACCCTGGCTGTCGGTGGTTCCGTAGCCGCAGCCGGGCCTTCCCCCTTCTTTCGAGAATTTAACCGCCGCCGTCTGTGTCTTCGACACGACCTCAAATCTTACCGGGATGCCGTTCATGGGGTTGCTACTCATATCCTTGACAGTAGCCGCAAGCTGTACCCGCTCCTGCTGCCTGCCGTCATTATAATTGATCCCGCCGGTCTCGATCGTCGCTGACGACGGCGCGATACTCACGGAATTCGCCCAGGAGGAGCTTACGGTAATGTCGAACTGTTTTTCCTGCCCCGGCTGGCTGCCGGTAAACTGGGCAGTAACCCTGTCGGGATTGAATATAAGCCCTTGCGCGCTCAGGGTCAGCGTTTCGCTCGCCTGGCAGGGTATCTTGACGGTTCCGTCCTGACCGACCCCCACGTTGAACTCTTCCCCGTTTGCGCGTTGTATGTGAAGACCGGAAAGAGAGGTCTTGCCCGGTCCCTGGAAGACCAGTTTCATCGCGCCCGGTGGCATCTGTGATGTCGCCTGCAGATCGACGGTAGCCGCCGTCTCGTTTCCTGAAAACGTCTTCGTGACTACCGGTATATTGTACCCGCTTTTAAATGCCGAAAAGGTCGTTGCGCCTTCTTTCAGTATCTTGAAATAGAACCTTCCATCAACGGCTGTCGCCACCCATACGTCGTTTGTGCCCTTTGTCGCGTGTACCTCTGCCTCCCCGATGGGATTTCCCCGGGTATCGAGCACCCTGCCGGTTACAACGATCAACTGGTCCGGAGAGAGGTGCATGTTTATCTTGTACCCTTCGGTATTATTAATAAATTTTGTTGTATAACGGCCCGCGGGATATCCATCCTTTGAAGCGGTTATGACGGCCTCCGGGGCTATTCCCGTATCGTTGCCGACATAAAAATCACCGTAGAATTTTCCGTCAGGGTGCGTGTACTCTGTCTTATGAAATGACCGGTCTTTCGCATTGAGATCCACCTTTACCCCTTCTATGCCGGATGCGGGGTCCGCATTGTTCACAACGATACCGTGAAAAGGGACATATGCCAGCACGCCCCCGGTGATTGTAAAGGACGGCTTATCTTCGTCCCTTGCCGCAACATTATGATCGTTGGGATAATACATACCGATACCTTCGGTGAGCTTGCCCGTCTTCAATTCAACGGGGATGTATGAAGCGCTTATGCCAAGCTCCACGTTGCCAGATTCCTTGTAGTGGTAGGTCGCGTCTTTTACACGAAGGGATATGCTCTTTATCGGCGGACAGTTCTCGGGGATCCTTATATGCAGTATATGGTCAACACCTTCATTGTCAAAGGTAAAGGTGTTCGTATCGAGACTTACGTTATTCATAACCTGACCGGTCATATCCTTTGCTGTCAGCTCGAATTTTATAGTGACATACCTGTCACGGGTTGTCTGGGTCACCAGCACCCCGATCTTCATATTGTCAAATATCTTTTCCGCCAGGCTGTCTCCTGCCTCTTTAGCGGCAGCGCTTCCCGCCTTGGAACCCAGTTTAGCGCTCACCTTTTCCGCGAGCCCGATAACAAGTCCCGGTATGTCGCTGACGTTCATCGTATCGCTGTGTTCAACCTTTGAAGAACCCAGTTTGTCTCTGTCCTTCTCGTTGATCTCCATCCCCAGGTCCGTGATGTTGATCGACGCCACACTGTTATGCCAGGTGCTTTTCCACTTGAGATCTATGCCCAGGTCCGCGCGCGCGCCGACCTCGCGTACATACCTTGATTTTGCAGTCTTCAGCTTCATCGCCCCGATAGGCACCAGGCCGGGTAAAAGCTGCTTGAGCTGGAGTAAGGAGTTATAGTGATCGAGTTCTTCCTTCGTGAAAGACCAGGTCATCTCCAGATCCGATTCAAACCTGCTGTTCGCCTTTCCCGCAACAAGCCCTGGTATTCCCGGAGAGACAAAAAAGGTATCAAGTCCTATGCCGATCCCAATGGGGGCCACCGTGCCGGCATAAGGCACTGTGTATTGATTCTTTATCCTGTCCCGTTCTGACTGGATCACCGCGCTGGAGACGCTCTGCTGAGTGGGGGAGCCTGTAACATTCACCTGCTGTCCGGGGCTTACGCTCAAAACAACGGCGGTCTGCTGCGTCTCACCGGGCGTCATCGCTATAACCCCGGTATTCGGATCTGTCGTTATTACTATATTGGAACCGGAAGACGGCGGACCGACAGTGATGCCTGCAGATGGGCCGGCAGGTGGAACCGTGGAGCCTGAACTCAGGCTATCCATGAGTTGGCCAAGCAGCTGTGTGCTTATGCCGGTGACAATTCCTCCGACAAAATCCGTGCTCACACGGCTGTGGTTCGTGCCGTTTGAGGTTTTGATCTGGCCCTCGACAAAACGCAGCGTTTTTGTTGTCCCCGCATTGTCCTGTGCTGAAGCTGCTGATAAAATCAGGAAAACAGCCACCACACATATTAAAACCGGTCTTGTAATCATTTGTGTATTCATTTATTACCTTCCTGTTATCGGGTCTGAAAATGGAAAGATATTTTCCCGCCTTGGTATGACCTCATTTTTTAATAAGTGTAACGGGGGGGTCATTATGTGTCAAGGACATTCGATCTCATTGCAACTGCCATGCATTTACGATACAATAAGCATGCTTTTCATCACAACTGAAACAAGGGGGCAGTATGGATCTCAGCGGCAGGACAGTATTGATAACAGGGGCAGGTCAGGGCATCGGCGAGGCATGTGCTCATGTCTTTGCCGGGAGGGGCGCCCGGCTCGTCCTTCTTGACAAAAACAGCAAAACCCTCCCGAAGGTCGTCGAAAAGATCGCTGGAAAAGACGGGAACGTCATCGCCAAGATCGTTGACCTCACCCATACCGAGCCTCTCAGGAAACTCATTACGGAAATAACACAGGATGTGCATATAGACATCCTCGTCAATAATGCCGGCTTTGACAGGCCGGGGATAACAACGAAAACAGGCAAAAAGGAATTTAACGCGGTGCTCGGGATACACGTCGGCGTCCCCTTTCTTTTGAGTAAGTGGCTGCTCCCCGAAATGCGCGCCCGGAAGTGGGGCAGGATCGTCAATATCAGCTCCGTCTATGGTGTATTGGGTGCAAAAGGAGAAGTAGCATATGCAACAGCGAAGTCCGGCATTATCGGCCTGACGAAGACCCTCGCGAGAGAGGGCGGACCTGACGGTGTGACGGTGAACGCCATCGTGCCCGGGCTCATACGCACGCCCCCGATCATCAAAATGCCCGACAAATACAAAGAACCCATTATCGCGCAGACCATCCTGGGCAGGATCGGCGAGCCTGAAGAGATAGCACGGGTAGCGGCATTCCTCGCCTCCAATGACGCGTCCTTTATCACGGGAACGACGATCACCGTATCAGGCGGATGGGGGATATAGTAAACCGGCTCATAGCTCATAGCAAATCGTATGTCGTAGTTCGTATATCGTATATCGAGTATCGAGTGACCAGCATCGGCTCTTGCAGTTCACGACATACGACATACTATATACGATATGCTGTTTTATACTCTACAGTTTATTAATTTCGATATTTTCGGGCAGGTTTACGGCAGCGTCGGAGAGTTGCCTGAACCTGTCGGATATTCTCGCGGTCTCCTCCGAACTCAGGCGGGGTAATGCTACTGTTCCTTCGTATGCACGGAGAACATCCTGCATGGTAAGGCCTTCGATCGATCTCGCAGGCTGAAAATAACCGCCGTTGCTTTTCTCGTCCATCACTTCCGCAAGGAGGTTCGCCCTTATCATGTTCCCGATGAGTTCCTGTACAAGGGCAAGAGGGATCTTCAGCTCCCGGGCCATCTCCCGAGCAGAGAAGGGTTTTTCACCTGCTGAAAACCGTTGCCCGATAAGGTTGAATATTGACAACATCATGATCTTTTTCGAGGAAGCGCTCAAGCCGGAATAACCGGGCTGCAGGCCGTAGGTCTCGCTGTGCTCATGGGCGTAAGCGATCTCCAGACCGAAGAGCACGATCATCCAGCTTGTCTGCAGCCAGCCGAATAGAAGCGGCACTGCGGCGAGGCTCCCGTAGATCGCACCGTGACTCGCGACGCCTATCTGGAAGGTAATATAAAGCCACTGGGTGATCTGAACGAGGGTTCCGGCTACGATACTGCCGATTATGGCTGACCTGAGAGGAATCCTGGTATTCGGCATGATGGTATAGAGCACGGTCAGCAGTAACCACAAGGAGACATAGGGGAGGAACTTGAGTAGAAAAGAGATCAAAGGACTGAAGACCCCGAGCAGTTGAATCTTGTGGACAATGAGCCCGACCTCGCCTGCCACAAGCACCGTC
Coding sequences within it:
- a CDS encoding SDR family NAD(P)-dependent oxidoreductase; the encoded protein is MDLSGRTVLITGAGQGIGEACAHVFAGRGARLVLLDKNSKTLPKVVEKIAGKDGNVIAKIVDLTHTEPLRKLITEITQDVHIDILVNNAGFDRPGITTKTGKKEFNAVLGIHVGVPFLLSKWLLPEMRARKWGRIVNISSVYGVLGAKGEVAYATAKSGIIGLTKTLAREGGPDGVTVNAIVPGLIRTPPIIKMPDKYKEPIIAQTILGRIGEPEEIARVAAFLASNDASFITGTTITVSGGWGI
- a CDS encoding YihY/virulence factor BrkB family protein encodes the protein VTEQLLMFARSFLKQAKGGVIAGIGVVLLFWTVISILGKIEDSFNAVWGVTKSRTILRKFTDYMAILILTPVLFAIASSLTVLVAGEVGLIVHKIQLLGVFSPLISFLLKFLPYVSLWLLLTVLYTIMPNTRIPLRSAIIGSIVAGTLVQITQWLYITFQIGVASHGAIYGSLAAVPLLFGWLQTSWMIVLFGLEIAYAHEHSETYGLQPGYSGLSASSKKIMMLSIFNLIGQRFSAGEKPFSAREMARELKIPLALVQELIGNMIRANLLAEVMDEKSNGGYFQPARSIEGLTMQDVLRAYEGTVALPRLSSEETARISDRFRQLSDAAVNLPENIEINKL
- a CDS encoding CARDB domain-containing protein yields the protein MNTQMITRPVLICVVAVFLILSAASAQDNAGTTKTLRFVEGQIKTSNGTNHSRVSTDFVGGIVTGISTQLLGQLMDSLSSGSTVPPAGPSAGITVGPPSSGSNIVITTDPNTGVIAMTPGETQQTAVVLSVSPGQQVNVTGSPTQQSVSSAVIQSERDRIKNQYTVPYAGTVAPIGIGIGLDTFFVSPGIPGLVAGKANSRFESDLEMTWSFTKEELDHYNSLLQLKQLLPGLVPIGAMKLKTAKSRYVREVGARADLGIDLKWKSTWHNSVASINITDLGMEINEKDRDKLGSSKVEHSDTMNVSDIPGLVIGLAEKVSAKLGSKAGSAAAKEAGDSLAEKIFDNMKIGVLVTQTTRDRYVTIKFELTAKDMTGQVMNNVSLDTNTFTFDNEGVDHILHIRIPENCPPIKSISLRVKDATYHYKESGNVELGISASYIPVELKTGKLTEGIGMYYPNDHNVAARDEDKPSFTITGGVLAYVPFHGIVVNNADPASGIEGVKVDLNAKDRSFHKTEYTHPDGKFYGDFYVGNDTGIAPEAVITASKDGYPAGRYTTKFINNTEGYKINMHLSPDQLIVVTGRVLDTRGNPIGEAEVHATKGTNDVWVATAVDGRFYFKILKEGATTFSAFKSGYNIPVVTKTFSGNETAATVDLQATSQMPPGAMKLVFQGPGKTSLSGLHIQRANGEEFNVGVGQDGTVKIPCQASETLTLSAQGLIFNPDRVTAQFTGSQPGQEKQFDITVSSSWANSVSIAPSSATIETGGINYNDGRQQERVQLAATVKDMSSNPMNGIPVRFEVVSKTQTAAVKFSKEGGRPGCGYGTTDSQGKATVDVIAYNTLGTVTIKAVALDKYLVTGNASDELSSPGTVQITIVPTTRVSQPVKPTAAVQVYTNSKAVLGVATPTVEKGGEFVFHLAQSLGNSAVSPLNPSGQITAYTIGFSKDNGSWQEETHETAPPLSTPRTFNEKGNYKVGYKVRETYAGQQVWSDRTEAPFNVVEFTPPQVALTVPNTTGTVNLPLSYSFNVTASAPLQGIALTFGDNDMDIVLDPGLLSGRTSWSGSFHHVYRNTGNYTMRLTATDQNSRSAETTKNITVQSVAALNDTTAPTGSISINSGATTTNIRGVMLRITGQDNSGGSGIYRFRVSNDGTNWSIWNSINFADDVPQPGISKDYTWQLSEGAGTKTVYVQLKDASENVSGVFTGTIQLQATGLQVSGNLPPPTVTDTFYNNAPAPHGSISITTRQGNNISATFSATNDWAIGINQMALSFDNTNWTGWTQFETNKQIDLAGHLDATKLYVTYGDRAGGKSPVYSADIPAASQAQTSQPQTSQPAGQQGAQQGQAQAASSSGTQTQAASPSGGQAQTPGGSAGTLQKPAQEKGRLSGAMGKEETKQEQTVDLSIEDIKVAQNISLGQGTEVEVSVRNNSNVEIKDCRITFSGEDGTMKNEKVSLGPRARERVRFEWVPRKEGRQKISVALEYKEDVDRANNKADEMVDVKGKEAADISVVDMKLPQTFVAGQKYSIEAVVKNDSTTEARGCSASFEAEDGSSDRQRIDLRSRASENVRFTWTPRREGRYKIKVMIECKADENAKDNTLSRNVEVKPAEGKMMKKLR